The following are encoded together in the Candidatus Margulisiibacteriota bacterium genome:
- a CDS encoding right-handed parallel beta-helix repeat-containing protein produces the protein MRSIIIFGLLIFSLFGPAYAAADYYVDPAGSNSNDGLTAGTAWKNLTYAATMSAVGDTIHAAAGTYNAALGEVFPITVANRTITSSASNLATIDAGSSDNNMLNVGANTTLEGLTIKKTSTNNYAVNVTGANVQLLTSIVSGGASSLYLTSGADYCLVQGNAINNCGSNVYYPIYAASGADYLIFRNNTITNSYGNSSATGIYLIGISYATIEGNTITADNGIYMSGTCTGFDIKTNKLIGYSNNTNAYAGIITRGNGAITSNEVRGYLNTGVGSIYITGGNDPVTISKNTIVDNAVGIRNVSSGAVTVKNNIIAGRTRPGKYYDNSVGLYNNTSNGSINSSYNQLFNVETGYYVAYGTINGRTNDATACPRFANPDANNYLLCTDSPCLNSADPADGGNRGAYGGAAASSGIVAVSYVSNSGNDSTGDGSLGSPWKTIAKALGSTEGTVYVRGGTYNAAAGETFPLTLEVSQGLKQYLTEAATIDSAAATVSTVMLGTGATLDGIAINNTASGDYYDVSILGPYCQVLNSTLTKTNGSAIYINGSASQLSDGSDNCLVQGNTITYGGWYYPIYAAGGADYLIFKNNTITNSYAGVYSNGIYLAGNSNSYTTIESNTIMADVGIGMAYTCSNFDIKTNKLIGYSSNTNAATGIQVNGTGTIISNEVRGYLNTGYGGIHFTGGGPITISKNTIVNNAVGVRNVSNGVATVKNNIIAGRTRPGKYYDNSVGILNAASGMTNSSYNQLYNVEMAYYIVSTGTINGRTNDATACPRFVNPDANNYLLCTDSPCLNSADPADGGNRGAYGGAAASSGIVAASYVSNSGNDSTGDGSLGSPWKTIFKALGSTEGTVYVRGGTYNAAAGETFPLTLEVSKGLRRYLTEVVTIDSAAAAVTTVMLGTGATLDGIAINNTASGDYYDVSILGPYCQVLNSTLTKTNGSAIYINGSVYQLSDGPDNCLVQGNTITYGGWYYPIYAVGGADYLIFRNNTITNSYAGVYSNGIYLVGNSSSYVTIEGNTITADVGIGMANTCSNFDIKTNKLIGYSSNTNAAAGVQAYGSGTITSNEVRGYLNTGYGGIYMVSGNPIIKKNTIVKNVIGIRIVGGTATSENNIIINKPTGGAPDAGSYGIKRVGGTITSLYDDVWNNETSWSPATISGVGTISADAVFVDPTNNDFHLQGSSPCIDAGDPTSPLDPDGSRADMGAYSYYQTDFTGPAVEVTSPVGGEKWQGGSSQNITWTLSDSSGIKANSVNIYYSTDSGATYPNTIATGVATNAAYPWNPVPSLDSSIVRVRVTAQDNSAAHSTGTGESAANFTIDSTAPSAPTLSTPANNSYATSPTPTFTWQAATDSGSGVGSYEITIDSTVTTQGATTTYTPGTVLSEGAHAWKVRAKDAVGNWGAFSSTWIVTVDVTAPSAPTLSTPANNSYATSTTPTFTWQAATDSGSGVGSYEITIDTTVATQGVTTTYTPGTALSEAAHTWKVRAKDVAGNWGAFSSTWTVTVDATAPSAPTLVTPANGASVATPTPTLTWEAATDSGSGIGSYEVTIDTTAATQGATTSYTTPILTEAAHTWKVRAKDIAGNWGGFSSTFGLTVDLTGPGITGITLKDITSESTRYTNLPIITVEAAGTSGSPAQMRLAENTGFSTNDSGWLAYVNPTRYSLTAGDGGKTVYYKLRDNVSNESVVVTAGITLDSTGPGAPVLVTPANGDTTIETTPTYSWSAATDALSGVISYEIKVDTTATTLGAVTSYVQPTALSLAAHTWQVKAKDGAGNWGDYSGSWSFTVVTATTTTTTTTTTTTTATTTTTTVAGATTTTTTTTTTVADTTAPTVVVNIEGVAVKDGDHIGKQPTFEITLNDNLALDTSSIKVWLDGNIVSSAKATAATSVTSTKLQIKPTTELADGSHTLRIETKDMAGNQVVKAFTLLVSYESAAKVLGNVTVSTPVFSPAKDQTMSMAFNLTKDVNTMFLMVGPGGESVWTRRFTAGANGARAGYNEIKFNGVSDISGTQLANGIYVYKIVAEGKVIGSGHLVVFNQ, from the coding sequence ATGAGAAGCATAATAATTTTTGGGCTTTTGATCTTTTCTCTTTTTGGACCGGCCTATGCAGCTGCCGATTATTATGTCGACCCCGCCGGTTCAAATTCTAATGACGGCTTGACCGCCGGCACGGCCTGGAAAAACCTGACCTATGCGGCGACCATGTCGGCGGTCGGCGACACCATTCACGCGGCGGCCGGGACGTATAATGCGGCGCTCGGTGAAGTTTTTCCGATAACTGTAGCCAACCGCACAATAACCTCAAGTGCCTCGAACCTGGCGACGATCGATGCTGGTAGTTCAGATAATAATATGCTCAACGTCGGGGCAAATACCACACTAGAGGGCCTGACGATCAAGAAAACCTCGACTAACAACTACGCGGTGAATGTGACGGGTGCCAACGTCCAATTATTGACCAGTATCGTTTCGGGAGGAGCCAGTTCCCTCTATTTAACCAGCGGTGCCGATTACTGTCTGGTCCAGGGTAATGCCATCAATAATTGCGGTAGTAATGTTTACTATCCGATTTATGCGGCCAGCGGAGCTGATTATTTGATCTTCAGGAACAATACTATAACTAATTCATATGGCAATAGTTCTGCGACCGGTATTTACCTGATAGGAATTTCATATGCCACGATCGAAGGCAATACGATAACGGCTGACAACGGTATTTACATGTCTGGTACCTGTACCGGCTTTGATATTAAGACCAATAAATTGATCGGCTACAGCAATAATACCAATGCTTACGCTGGTATAATAACCAGGGGGAACGGGGCAATAACCTCGAACGAGGTGCGGGGCTATCTGAACACAGGTGTCGGCAGCATCTATATCACCGGCGGTAATGATCCGGTCACGATCAGCAAGAATACGATCGTCGATAACGCTGTCGGTATCCGTAATGTTTCTAGCGGGGCGGTAACGGTCAAGAATAATATCATCGCCGGCCGGACAAGACCGGGGAAATATTATGATAACAGCGTCGGCCTTTACAATAACACTTCAAACGGTTCGATCAACAGCTCGTACAACCAATTATTCAATGTCGAAACGGGTTATTACGTGGCTTATGGGACGATCAACGGGCGGACGAATGATGCGACGGCCTGCCCGCGCTTTGCCAACCCGGACGCGAACAATTATTTACTTTGCACCGACTCGCCGTGTTTGAACAGCGCCGATCCGGCCGACGGGGGTAACCGGGGCGCCTACGGTGGCGCCGCGGCCAGTTCGGGGATAGTCGCCGTCTCCTACGTCAGCAACAGCGGGAATGATTCGACCGGGGACGGCAGTCTGGGCAGTCCCTGGAAGACGATCGCCAAGGCGCTGGGCTCGACCGAAGGGACGGTGTACGTGAGGGGCGGGACGTATAACGCGGCGGCGGGCGAGACCTTTCCGTTGACTTTGGAAGTGAGCCAGGGCTTGAAGCAGTACCTGACGGAGGCGGCGACGATCGATTCGGCGGCCGCGACTGTCTCGACAGTCATGCTGGGGACGGGCGCGACGCTGGACGGCATCGCGATCAATAACACTGCGAGCGGGGATTATTATGATGTAAGCATACTCGGGCCTTATTGTCAGGTCTTGAACAGCACTCTGACCAAAACCAACGGCTCCGCGATTTATATAAACGGATCGGCCTCCCAACTGTCGGACGGCTCCGACAACTGCCTGGTGCAGGGGAACACGATCACCTACGGCGGGTGGTACTATCCGATCTATGCGGCCGGCGGGGCTGATTATTTGATCTTCAAGAACAATACGATAACAAACTCATACGCCGGCGTTTATTCGAACGGCATTTACTTGGCCGGTAACAGCAATTCTTATACCACGATCGAGAGCAATACGATAATGGCTGATGTCGGTATTGGCATGGCCTACACCTGCAGTAATTTTGATATTAAGACTAATAAATTGATCGGTTACAGCAGCAATACCAATGCCGCCACGGGTATCCAAGTTAATGGGACCGGGACAATCATTTCGAACGAAGTGCGGGGCTATCTGAACACCGGTTACGGGGGCATCCATTTTACCGGCGGCGGGCCGATCACGATCAGCAAGAACACGATCGTCAATAACGCGGTAGGGGTCCGCAACGTTTCCAACGGGGTGGCGACGGTCAAGAATAATATCATCGCCGGCCGGACAAGGCCGGGGAAATATTATGATAACAGCGTCGGTATTCTTAATGCCGCGTCCGGCATGACCAACAGTTCGTACAACCAGTTGTACAATGTTGAAATGGCTTATTATATTGTTTCTACCGGCACGATCAACGGGCGGACGAACGACGCGACGGCCTGCCCGCGCTTTGTCAACCCGGACGCGAACAATTATTTACTTTGCACCGACTCGCCGTGTTTGAACAGCGCCGATCCGGCCGACGGGGGTAACCGGGGCGCCTACGGTGGCGCCGCGGCCAGTTCGGGGATAGTCGCCGCATCCTACGTCAGCAACAGCGGGAATGATTCGACCGGCGACGGCAGTCTGGGCAGTCCCTGGAAGACGATCTTCAAAGCGCTGGGCTCGACCGAAGGGACGGTGTACGTGAGGGGCGGGACGTACAACGCGGCGGCAGGAGAGACCTTCCCGTTGACTTTGGAAGTAAGCAAGGGATTGAGGCGGTACCTGACGGAGGTAGTGACGATCGATTCGGCGGCCGCGGCTGTGACGACGGTCATGCTGGGGACGGGCGCGACGCTGGACGGCATCGCGATCAATAACACTGCGAGCGGGGATTATTATGATGTAAGCATACTTGGGCCTTATTGTCAGGTCTTGAACAGCACTCTGACCAAAACCAACGGCTCCGCGATTTATATAAACGGATCGGTCTACCAACTGTCGGACGGCCCCGACAACTGTCTGGTCCAGGGGAACACGATCACCTACGGCGGGTGGTACTATCCGATCTACGCGGTCGGCGGGGCCGATTATTTGATCTTCAGGAACAATACGATAACGAATTCATACGCCGGCGTTTATTCGAACGGCATTTACTTAGTCGGCAACAGCAGTTCTTACGTCACGATCGAAGGCAATACGATAACGGCTGATGTTGGTATTGGCATGGCCAACACCTGCAGTAATTTTGATATTAAGACCAATAAATTGATCGGTTACAGCAGCAATACCAATGCCGCCGCAGGTGTCCAAGCTTACGGGAGCGGGACAATAACCTCGAACGAAGTGCGGGGCTATTTGAACACCGGTTACGGCGGCATCTATATGGTCAGCGGCAATCCGATCATCAAGAAGAACACGATCGTCAAAAATGTTATTGGTATACGAATTGTCGGCGGCACGGCCACGAGTGAAAATAATATAATAATAAACAAACCGACCGGCGGGGCTCCCGATGCCGGCAGTTACGGCATCAAGCGGGTTGGCGGCACCATTACGTCATTATACGACGATGTCTGGAATAATGAGACCAGTTGGTCGCCGGCGACAATTTCGGGGGTTGGGACCATCTCGGCGGATGCCGTGTTCGTTGACCCGACAAATAATGATTTTCATCTTCAAGGCAGCTCTCCCTGCATCGATGCCGGAGATCCAACGTCTCCGCTCGATCCCGACGGCAGCCGCGCCGACATGGGAGCTTACTCTTATTACCAAACCGATTTTACCGGGCCGGCAGTCGAAGTTACCTCACCGGTCGGCGGGGAAAAGTGGCAAGGTGGATCGTCTCAAAATATAACCTGGACCCTTTCTGATTCGAGCGGCATTAAGGCAAACTCCGTTAATATTTATTATTCGACCGATAGCGGGGCAACTTATCCGAACACGATCGCGACCGGCGTCGCTACCAATGCGGCCTACCCCTGGAATCCGGTGCCGAGTTTGGACTCGTCGATCGTCAGGGTCAGGGTCACGGCCCAGGACAATTCGGCTGCCCATAGTACAGGAACAGGAGAAAGCGCGGCGAATTTCACGATCGACTCAACGGCGCCGAGCGCGCCGACGCTGTCAACCCCGGCGAATAACAGTTATGCTACAAGCCCCACGCCAACTTTTACCTGGCAGGCGGCGACTGATAGCGGCTCGGGAGTGGGCAGCTATGAAATAACGATCGATTCGACGGTGACGACGCAGGGGGCGACAACGACTTACACGCCCGGGACGGTACTTTCGGAAGGCGCTCATGCCTGGAAGGTGAGAGCCAAAGATGCGGTTGGCAATTGGGGCGCATTTTCGTCCACCTGGATCGTGACGGTCGATGTAACCGCGCCGAGCGCTCCGACACTGTCGACCCCGGCGAATAACAGTTACGCTACAAGCACTACGCCGACTTTTACCTGGCAGGCGGCGACGGACAGCGGTTCAGGTGTTGGCAGTTACGAAATAACGATCGATACGACGGTGGCGACCCAGGGAGTGACAACGACTTATACGCCCGGGACGGCGCTGTCGGAAGCCGCCCATACCTGGAAGGTGAGAGCGAAGGACGTAGCCGGCAACTGGGGCGCCTTTTCGTCCACCTGGACGGTGACGGTCGATGCGACCGCGCCGAGTGCGCCGACACTTGTAACCCCGGCCAATGGCGCTTCTGTCGCGACACCTACGCCGACCCTGACCTGGGAAGCGGCAACGGATAGCGGTTCAGGCATAGGGAGTTATGAAGTTACGATCGACACGACAGCGGCAACTCAAGGGGCGACAACGAGTTACACTACTCCTATTTTGACCGAAGCCGCGCATACCTGGAAGGTGAGAGCGAAGGACATAGCTGGCAACTGGGGGGGCTTTTCTTCCACTTTCGGTTTGACTGTCGACCTGACCGGGCCGGGGATCACGGGCATCACATTAAAGGACATAACAAGTGAAAGCACGCGTTATACCAATTTGCCGATAATTACGGTCGAAGCCGCCGGGACCAGCGGCTCGCCGGCGCAGATGCGCCTGGCGGAAAACACCGGCTTTTCGACCAATGATTCCGGCTGGCTGGCCTATGTTAATCCAACGCGATATTCTCTGACGGCCGGAGATGGCGGCAAAACCGTTTACTACAAATTGCGGGACAATGTTTCAAATGAAAGTGTAGTGGTGACAGCCGGTATCACCCTGGATTCAACGGGCCCGGGCGCGCCGGTCTTAGTTACGCCGGCAAATGGTGACACGACAATCGAAACGACGCCAACTTACAGCTGGAGTGCGGCGACCGACGCGTTAAGCGGAGTTATCAGTTATGAGATCAAGGTTGATACGACTGCGACTACCCTTGGGGCGGTAACAAGCTATGTCCAGCCGACGGCACTGTCGCTGGCCGCTCATACATGGCAGGTGAAGGCGAAAGACGGTGCGGGCAACTGGGGCGATTACAGCGGTTCGTGGAGCTTTACTGTTGTTACTGCAACCACCACAACCACTACTACAACTACCACTACGACAACGGCCACCACAACGACGACAACTGTTGCGGGAGCAACCACGACTACCACTACCACAACAACTACGGTTGCCGACACGACTGCGCCCACAGTCGTGGTCAATATCGAGGGTGTTGCAGTCAAGGATGGCGATCATATCGGCAAACAGCCGACTTTTGAAATCACGCTTAATGATAATCTGGCGCTGGATACTTCTTCGATCAAGGTCTGGCTTGACGGGAACATTGTTTCGTCGGCTAAAGCGACGGCGGCTACGTCCGTTACCAGCACAAAGCTGCAGATCAAACCGACGACCGAGCTAGCGGACGGCTCCCACACTTTGAGGATCGAGACCAAAGACATGGCCGGCAATCAAGTTGTTAAGGCATTTACCTTGCTGGTCTCTTATGAGAGCGCGGCCAAGGTGCTGGGGAATGTCACGGTCTCGACTCCGGTCTTTTCGCCGGCCAAGGATCAAACAATGTCAATGGCTTTTAATCTGACCAAGGATGTGAACACGATGTTTTTGATGGTCGGGCCGGGCGGTGAATCGGTCTGGACGCGCCGGTTCACGGCCGGAGCCAACGGCGCCAGGGCCGGTTATAACGAAATAAAATTCAACGGCGTTTCGGATATAAGCGGCACCCAACTCGCCAACGGCATCTATGTTTATAAGATAGTGGCGGAGGGCAAAGTGATCGGCTCCGGCCATCTTGTCGTGTTCAATCAATAA